In Zingiber officinale cultivar Zhangliang chromosome 9B, Zo_v1.1, whole genome shotgun sequence, the genomic window CCCTCTCTGCAGAGATATATAAGGTATTTTAAGcgtgttaaaattatttttaaaagtagcTAAGCATCAAAGCATTTTAAATATGCTCTATTTTATATAACTTTGCAAACTTAATATATTTACCATTTGTAATAATAAGCAAAAACAGTGGTCACATAAAACAGACAAATCAAACTGGTTTAATGTTTCACGTCGAAGCTGCCAATAAAATGATAATGAAGGAAGCAAGTTTACAAGAGTCGATAAAGGGAAAAAACCAGAACCCAAACAGTTCAATTAATGGATTGGAACATACCAAAACACACCAGTCTGTTTGCAACATAACGATTACGATCGAACCTAATACGCCTTGGAAGGTACACGCCACGTTGCTGGATAAGAAAGCTGGGAGTCGAGATCAATGCATGATGCATCATTGTAGTGAATGCAACAGAACCTACCAAATCTTCCAAGTACAATAACACAAATTTAAAAGGCACTGCTGACAGAAAGGAAACCTAAACTTATATCGTAGGAAGGAAAAGAAGTAAAACTTACTCATCAAATCCAGTATTAAGCTTGTCGCTCCCTGGACAGGGACCTACCGGAAGGATGGTATCCATAATCATCTCCTACTGCCTCACCCTCCTCACGTTGATCTGCATCTGCATACTCATATTGATTTTGATAATAATCAGGCTGACGCTGATCGTAAGACCCATGTTCATAATAATCCATTTCATGTCGCTTTGACCTCTCAATGTGTTCCGCAGGCTTAACTGGTGGAGGATGATCATACTGTTTCTGACCCTGGGACTCATCATACTGATTGTAGTCGCGTTCATGCTCCGGATTTCGTAGTCCATCATACCATTCTTGCCCATTTCCATGCTCAATATTTCTGTCTCTCGCGCCAGACCTCTCCCTGCCATGCTTTGACTCACTACCATATTCAGAATCCTTGTCATGAAAATAACCGCGTTCTCTTTCATAACCGGCTTGATCATAGTCTCTTTCTCGCTCCCGGTCTCTATCACGTGGACGATCACGTTCGCGCTCACGGTCATAATCACGACCACGGTCCCTTTCCCTCTCTTTGCCACGAGCTCGATCACGGTCTCGACCAcgatctctctccctctctctctctttatcCTTTTCCttgtctctctctctttctctgttTCTATCTCGATCCTTTTGATGGTGGTGCCTGTCCTCTCTCGGCTCCCGGGTCCTTTCATGGGAACGTTCATGAGGTCTGTCATCTCTCTCACGATCCCGCCCCCGATCTCGAGATTTCTCCCTGCCAAGGTTAGTTAAAATACTGATGATGTTCTACAAAATTAATTCACTTAAAATTCCACCAACTTTTCTGGAAAATGAAAAGGTTATCATACTGATCCAGATAACGATCATACCTTGCCCTTGGCTCCTCTGATCTAGAATGATCTGATGTAAGTTGTTGCTGCTCCCTGGTTGAAGTGTAAATCCATTTATAGGGAGGAGACTGATTATTAATAATGCAAGATAACATATTTGACATGAAGTAAAGTGTATCAAGTTGTCATCGAACTATGGAGATACAAGTTAAGAAAGACTGGAAAAAACACAAAGTGATAGGCTTTTCGATGGAACTTTAGTAAATTATATCCAATGCACATGGTAAAGTATATCCAGTGCATGAGCTACCGAACAGCCTTTAAGAAATTCATAGTTGCAAGACTCAAACATCACCAATTGTAGGTTCCAAAGCAAGTAAAAGAAAACCAGCATGTATCCATTGTTACTGACTTTCTGACCATATTgcacaaaaaaaatatatgattaaaactcaaccttgatcattaaacTTTGCTAGTCCCACCTGTTAGAGAGATCCTAGTAAAATTATGTGGTTAAAGAAAATCCAAAAGAAACAACCACAACTTTCCCTTAAAAAAGAGCTTCACGATGTGGGATAGAGTTTCAAAGGCTCAAGAAGATGAGCTCCCAAACATTCCACAACAGCCGTAATGCTCAAGCAGTTCTAGCAGAGTATGTATAATATATGCTTGCTAATTGTTCTTTGCAAAGACAATAATCAATAAAAATTAACCAGCATATTTGCCAATTAAGGGGATTTGTATTTATTGAGAAAATCTATGAATGTacaaaaataagaaattacatcATTACCTGCCGGAATGCTTCTGGGCTAATTCTTCACCTCCGGTCCTGGTTGTACCAAGTCCACCACCCAATCTTCGAGGCCTCCAATTTGGCACAGTTCTTCCACGCTCAACATCAACAAGAACTCGTCTATTATCAAGTTTCCTTCCATCAGCTTGCTTGTATGCGGCTGAATGAGGCACAAACAATGTCACAAACATCATAAGTTGCAAATCTGACTTTCAAATGGACAGTATTTATTTCAGTACATACATTTCATGTCACGTGTATGCACATATTCAATGAAGGCGTATCCTCTTGGTTTATTTGTTTCCTTATCTGTAACCAAACGTACCTGACAAAGCAACATTATCATAAAGCAAAATATCCTCAAGAGGCAGGGAAAGATCTGATCATTTTCTAATATTTGCATATTATAAATGGCACGACAAATAGGCACCAATGCCCTCAATAGCCGTGCTCACCTTAACAGGTGTACAGGTTCACCATGCCAGATGCATCAACACCATACCAATTGAGTTGACAGAGCAGAAAACCGATGTATGTTCCAGaacaattaaatattttaccACCCCCTTACCAGGGTATATTAAGAATAACAACAAAATTAGAATTGTGAAAGTAGGGTATACCAGAAACCTTCTGAAACCAAAAACCCTCTGAAGGATGAAAACATTTTCCAATTATCCATTTAAATTTGTTGAGAATGCATTCTTCATTAGAATCACCACCAATGCTCAGTTGTATTGCATTAAAAATCCAAGGGAAAATTAGAAAAGTTTTAATCCCTTCACGAGGTACCTTGATTTATTACCTGATTACCTTTGTCGACCCAAGGATAAGGCAGAATGACTGTAGTGAGTAGCAACTATATTGAGTTATTGACCAAAAAGGAAATTTAAGAGTGCCCATTGTAAACATTCTGAGTTGAAGAATCTGGATCTTTCTCACCGCAAGTATTTATTCCTTTGAAACCAACCAAATGCACCACAAACCTATACGCAACTAAAGAAATACCTGTGCTACTCACAAAGTCTTCACAAAGCAAGATCTTCTGGCTTCTCTAAAAGGCAGTAATCAAAAACCCAATATATCAAAGAACTCATTGCACCACCTATGGCTAGTATACCTGTCATAGCCCCTA contains:
- the LOC122025133 gene encoding U1 small nuclear ribonucleoprotein 70 kDa-like, producing the protein MGDFNDPLNRNNPQARTKAQNRANVLQLKLIGQSHPTGLTANLLKLFEPRLQLEYKPPPEKRKCPPYTGMAQFVSHFAEPTDPEYAPPIVEGETRVQRRARIRQVRLEEGARQVAESLEKYDPSKDPNATGDPYKTLFVARLNYETTEHRIKREFETYGPIKRVRLVTDKETNKPRGYAFIEYVHTRDMKSAYKQADGRKLDNRRVLVDVERGRTVPNWRPRRLGGGLGTTRTGGEELAQKHSGREQQQLTSDHSRSEEPRAREKSRDRGRDRERDDRPHERSHERTREPREDRHHHQKDRDRNRERERDKEKDKERERERDRGRDRDRARGKERERDRGRDYDRERERDRPRDRDRERERDYDQAGYERERGYFHDKDSEYGSESKHGRERSGARDRNIEHGNGQEWYDGLRNPEHERDYNQYDESQGQKQYDHPPPVKPAEHIERSKRHEMDYYEHGSYDQRQPDYYQNQYEYADADQREEGEAVGDDYGYHPSGRSLSRERQA